In a genomic window of Amblyomma americanum isolate KBUSLIRL-KWMA chromosome 4, ASM5285725v1, whole genome shotgun sequence:
- the LOC144130288 gene encoding uncharacterized protein LOC144130288, translating into MRFTVVMVATLTGFAELSARSSLLVQAARLGPGSGLTALQRARLQQPRRAYNGYATGLSYVPGTAYGVGVQGYPYPAPGAIYPTGGGYGYATGLGYNRFGLRGGPNHNVFQFANVAPAGNVRRYDFTQRSIAGFFNLDDPARPFGVNFNTLRVNG; encoded by the coding sequence ATGCGATTCACAGTTGTAATGGTCGCAACCCTGACCGGCTTCGCCGAGCTCTCGGCGAGAAGCTCACTGCTCGTGCAGGCGGCTCGGCTTGGGCCTGGATCTGGCCTAACTGCGCTACAAAGGGCCCGGCTACAGCAACCAAGACGAGCCTACAACGGCTACGCAACCGGTCTAAGCTATGTTCCAGGCACAGCATATGGAGTGGGCGTCCAAGGCTACCCTTACCCTGCACCTGGTGCAATCTACCCCACTGGTGGCGGTTACGGATACGCCACCGGCTTGGGATACAATCGGTTCGGCCTGCGTGGTGGACCAAATCATAACGTGTTCCAATTCGCGAACGTGGCTCCTGCCGGAAACGTTAGGAGGTACGACTTCACGCAGAGGTCTATTGCTGGATTCTTCAACCTTGACGACCC